CAACGCAGCGTTGGTGTCCGGCAAGATCATTGAGACTACCGATGCTGGTGCCGGTCCCATTCAGTTGGATGTCGCCGGAATCGTGGCCAACACCGACACGGAGCGGCTAGGGAATAACATCCTCGGTGTGGCCAACAATACCGGCCCGAACGCTCTGAGCAACTTGGTCGTGGAAGCGAACCCATAAGAGGATGAGTGTGTGAGACGGGCCGAGCCTCCGCCTTCCAGGCGGAGGCTCGGCCTCTTGTGGCATCGTGCGGGCGTGGGAGAGAGATGAGGCAGGTGGGAGAACAGTCGGCCCCAATGCGTCAAAACGAGCGGAAATTTGCGAGGGGTCAGTGGAGAGGACTGTTCCTGTTGACATCCATAGCAGTGACGGTCCTGGAGTCCACTGGTGCAGCAGAAAC
This sequence is a window from Candidatus Nitrospira inopinata. Protein-coding genes within it:
- a CDS encoding Flp family type IVb pilin encodes the protein MVKALVRDKRGAALVEYSLLIAGVALMGAAAVSIFGHKTSDLVAAVAAVMPGAHADDNAALVSGKIIETTDAGAGPIQLDVAGIVANTDTERLGNNILGVANNTGPNALSNLVVEANP